TTGCCGTCGACGGGAAGCCGGTCGAGGATCTGGCGTCGCTGGAGTCGGCGTGGACGGAAGGTTCCGCCGGGGCGGGCGGGATTCCGGAGCCTCGAACGAAGCGGCGGATCGAGCTGGAGCGGTTCACCGAGGGCGTCCGGACGAACTTGGTGGCGGAGGCGGAGCTGCCTCCCGGAGACGACGGGCGGAAGTGGCAAGCGTCGGGGCTCGTCGCGACGGAGCTGCGGGAGTTGGCGGCGGACGATCCGGCGCTCCAGATCCGGATCGACGTGAAGGAGGTCGGCGGTCCGTCCGCCGGGCTTCCGTTCGCCCTCGAAGCGTACGCCCGCCTGGGAGGGACGCTAGGCGAAACTTCGCCGGACGACGTGATTGCCGCAACCGGCACGATCGACGAGCGCGGCGCCGTCTGCCCGGTCGGGGGCATTCCTCAGAAGCTCGAAGCGGCCGCGCTTGCGGGCGCGAAGCTCGTGCTGGTGCCGGCCGACCGGCCGGCCGGTTCCTGCGGGCTGAGCTTCGCCACGGCCAACGGGACGGAGGCGCGGGAGCTGGCGAACAAACGGCACGAAGGGATGGAAGTTCGGCCCGTGGCGACGTTCGAAGAAGCGATCGCCGCCGTGCGGGAGTGGAACAGCCTGCGTTAACGGTCCAGTTGAAGGGGCGGGCGCGTGTAGTCCCAGCGGACGGCGTCCGGTTGGCGGCGCGGGTATGCGAGCGCGTATACGGCCGAAGCCCGGATGTCCATC
This DNA window, taken from Paenibacillus thermoaerophilus, encodes the following:
- a CDS encoding PDZ domain-containing protein — its product is MDEYRRERRLRSRCLFFAPEQSSPTGRRSKLFLFAGLFAATFAVLTAVSRIPVPLYAYAPGEAASVEPFVRMGTEQEQEQDQDQDQGQEHRGASIRMLTVKLSELTVAGALREWLDPVAEVRTKRQVFGEETVREYGGRMLVLMKGAQHDAIRAAYRQLGIPFGERILGVYVQEVQPGSPWREHILPGDRLVAVDGKPVEDLASLESAWTEGSAGAGGIPEPRTKRRIELERFTEGVRTNLVAEAELPPGDDGRKWQASGLVATELRELAADDPALQIRIDVKEVGGPSAGLPFALEAYARLGGTLGETSPDDVIAATGTIDERGAVCPVGGIPQKLEAAALAGAKLVLVPADRPAGSCGLSFATANGTEARELANKRHEGMEVRPVATFEEAIAAVREWNSLR